taaacaagagattccattacaatgaattcaaataaataccaatattaattagattaattttttttatatattttaaatgtatGAAATGATCTATAACATTAGTAGATAGAAACTAGAAGAGTCAAAGCTCCTAATCTCAtcatcattaattttaatcacTGAAATTATCAATCACgatatctttttttctttctctcttttcttttttctctttttccttttgttaaAGAATTTGTGAAATTACTACTAAACTAAGCATTAGTTTCatactacttttttattagtataattatcAGTAGATGATAAGTTGCATTCCTATCATATGataattaaggaaaaaatgaAATCAAAATAACCATGACATCCTTACTGCTACTAAGCTTCAATCGAACTCCAACATTTCTTGACGCTGGCCCATTAAAAGCATCAAAATGCAAAAGCTTCTTCATCTGAGATTGGAGATTCGTAGCCCAAACCCAAATGGAAAATTAAGAAGAAACTTATCAGACCCTAATCATTACTGTTCAGGGTCCGGTAAAAATATGGAAAATGAAAAGGACAGGGACAAATAAAGATAACATTTCAAGAAAAGTGACAGTGACAGTGTGCTTCCCTAACAGGCGGAGAACTCGCTCTTTTTGAGCTTTCAATTTTCAAGTCAGTGGAAATGTGGAATCAACCATTAACTCCAGGTTCGTATCTGAATCTCCTTAAAAACATATATTGATAGTTGACTtggatgttttttttttttttctcgaaCAAGAGTTGACTTGGAAGTTCAGATAATGGGTATTAGTGGTTGAGTAGTATTAGTGTTTCTGAATGAGGTTAGTGTTGGATTTGATTGCTAATGAAGTTCGGATAAGCATCCTGTGTCTGGTTTTTTTGAGCATGATAACCGCATAACTTATAGAACTTACCTTAATTGCCTATCAAAACCATATCCAAAAAGTTGTGATTTTTCTGGAAATGTTCAGAGGCTGttcttttctcttggtttTCTCTTGAGTTCTAATGTTTGATGTGTTCCTGTAACTATTAGCTCAATTGTACTGGACTCGTAGCTATGTCTTCCTGTGACTTTCATCAATTGATTTCTACTATATCTAATGGCTCAAACTTTTGTatcatattactttttttaatccTGTATTCTCCCTCTTAATCataattaatgatatttttcttattcactttcaatctataaaataacttaattacTATAATTATGGAAATAAGATAGTTTCCTGATCTTCCAAAAGGTTTTTGAGTTTAACATCCGTCTCCTTAATTTGCTACAGTTACATCCTCAATTAATGATGCCTTGAACACTTCCCAAATCACCGAATACATCCAAAATTTGATTAGTCTCTTCTCCAGTGCCAAggctttaattcttttatctcTTGCAACTGCCAATAGCACCACAAGCCACAACAGCGATCATGCTGGTAGAAGAAGTAATACTAACATCAACTATCGGCAATTGCATGATCAGATGACTAAATGGGAAGCAGATCTAATTTATATTAGAAGTGCAATTGGCAATTACCAAGATTTACTACTTAAAGTCAGGATTCAATTCGATACTCTTTGGCAACAGGGACAATTAATGAATCGCGATTTGAGCAATGTAATGCAGGACCCTGATAGCATTAGTACCTTAAGAGCAAAGGAAATCCAAACCAATGGTATGATAGTCTCTGAAATGATAATGAAGCTGAAACATCATCTCCCATATCCGCAAAAAATGGACTTGGGTAGTCATGGTCGTGGTGTCAAGACTGTCCGTAATGTTCGCAATCTGCTTAATGTGTTACTTGAATTGGAAGCTTATCAACAATTTCGAGGTTGGTCAACTCTAGAACATTTTGAGGAGAAATTTGAGCGCCTTCCTCAAAAATGTCAGCATTGTTTATTGTGCTTTTCTGTCTTCCCGGAAGGTGCCGTTGTAAGCAGAAGGATGCTAATGTATTGGTGGCTTGGAGAGGGCTTCATCGACCTTGCACTTCGTAACATGACTGATTATGTATTGATCAAATTCTCGGAAGAGGGCTATATTCAACCTGTTCTCAAGGAGCAGCGATTGATTGGATTCAGGATGCATGCACTGATCCGTTTTGCAGTGATTTTCCTGGCTGAGAAACTTGGgtttttcagttttgattcAACATGGAATCCCACAGGGGATTTCTTATTTTGTGGAAGAGCTGTTTTGGTGGAAAATGAAGAGGGAAATTCCCGGGATATGGTAATGAGTTTGAATCCGGAAAAGCTGATcactttaattaatatcagTGACCGTTTTCCAGATTTGGAAGTGAAATGGTtcttaaaaatgagaaatattAAAGTTCTTTGCTTAGGAAGGTGGGAGGAGAATACTACGAGTCACATTGAAGTAGAGGACACCAAATTCCTCAACGGTTTGAAGAATATGAAGCATCTTGAGTTTCTCAGCCTTCAAGGTGTCTCTAGAGTTTGCAGGCTCCCTGACAATGTCACCAAgcttataaatctgagaactTTGGATCTTAAAGCATGCCATAACTTGGAGGCACTTCCAGACTCGATAGGGTCACTCCGAAACCTCGCACACCTTGACATTTCCGAATGCTACTTGCTAGATCGCATGCCCAAAGGGATAGAATTGCTCTCGCAACTTGAAGTCCTTAAAGGTTTTGTAGTTACTGACAAGAAAATGAGAGGTGCAGGTTCTATTTCTGATTTATCGAGATTATTACAGCTGAGGAAATTGAGCATCAATGCAACTAAAAGGGATTTCCCTACGGCTGAAGAGCTGGATGCTCTCCAGGGCTGCATATCACTTCAAAAACTAACAATTGTGTGGGCTGGGACATCTGACGCCAAGCCAGTGGTAAGGTCAAGTGGCTTGAAAAGACTGAATAGATCATTTGCATTTGCACGAAAGAACAACCGGCTGAATAGAGCCTCAACTGTGATAGGCAGAGAGTCAATGGCTTCAGGGGGTCCTAAACTTCCTGTGCACTTGAAGAAACTGGATCTGCAGTGTTTCCCAGAGACTGAAGCTCCTTCTTGGCTAATGCCTAGCAAACTCGAGTCCCTTGAAAAACTATATATCAGAGGAGGGAAACTCCAATTTCTGAATGAAGCTGGGGACGAGGGTCCTAAGTGGAATGTTATGATACTACGTCTGAAATTCTCGACCGAGTTGAGTATGCATTGGAGAGAAGTGCAAAGTACTTTTCCAGAGTTGATTTATTTGGAGAAAGTTGACTGCCCGAATCTGACTTTCTTCCCTTGCGATGAGAATGGAATATGGCTGAACTCGGAAATGCTACCACAGCGATCATTGGCATTAGGACTCCGTTGGTCTTTCCTTTCTACTCAGCCCACATGACAAAAAGGTAAAACGCTCGAGTGCAGTTGAGAGTATAAAAGTTGTCCGGTTCGGTATAGAACGAGaatcatttttaattgttattagaaaaaataataatatttagtttgttattattatatatttaatagaatacataaaagtaatatagatataaataGCAATTATACATcgtttaatttgatttttatgaaaatgaaaacatTATTCTTTAAAGAGGAGGAAGAGGAAATGCACACATCGCCATTAATGGAGtcctatttttagttttaccctttttcttttggcgAGAGTGAGAAATATGATTCCATTGACAAACCAGTAAGCCCCTTTTTCTAATCATGGCCTGAATTTTGAGATTAAATTTTGGTGGTGGACCCTCTAAATCTCTAATTCCAAGATATTtaggtgtttttcttttttcattatcATTGTGAGCGTAAATTGAATATCATATACAAACAACTCAATTGTAATATCATTATCATATGCATTATTGGGGGAAAAACGAAATCAATTTCATGAGAAGCCATCTGTTTGAGTTGACGAAGACAAATCTTGACACGCTTTCTACCTCCAATTTTGACGAAGAATTCCTTCCAATAAATCAACCCGTAGAACTAACTTCTGTGTGCTAAAAGTCTTTTCAGTCTTTCCTTCATCACCACCACACATCTCCTCATTGCTTCACTTTCATCAGTCAATTAATCTGGTCTTCCACAGCAGTCATGTCCTCACCGATTGATGGGGTAGCTTTTGCAGAATCAAGTAGTGCCAATGATGCCCTGACCACTTCGCACATTATCGACTCCATCCAAATTTTGATTAGTCTCTTCTCAACCGCCAAGGCTTTGATTACTTCATCTCTGCCAACTGCCAGTAGCACCACCGCCACCATAAGCCAGGACAACAATCATGctagcagcagcagcaacactAACATCGAGTATCAACAGTGGCCTGATCAGATGACTAAATGGGTTGCGGATCTAATTTATATCAGAAATGCATCTGGCAATCTCCAAGATTTGCTACTTAAAGTCAGGATGCAATTCGATGCTCTTCGGCAACAGGGACAAAAACTAAATCTTGATTTGGGCATTTTAATGCAGAATCCTAATAGCATCAGTGCCTTAAGAGCAAAGGAAATCCAAACCAATGTCCTGACAGTCACTGAGATTATAATGAGGTTGAAACATCACATCCCATACCCACAAAAAATGAACTTGGGTAGCCATGGTAATGGTGTCAGGAGTGTCCGTAATGTGCGAGATCTATTTGATGTGTTGCTTCAATTGGAAGCTTATCAACAATTTCGGGGTTGGTCCGCTTTAGAATATTTTGAGGAAACTTTTGAGCGCCTTACGCCAAGCTATCAGCACTGTTTGTTGTGCTTTTCTGTGTTCCCTGAAGGCGCCGTTGTAAGCAAAAGGATGCTAATGTATTGGTGGGTGGGAGAGGGCTTCATCTTCCCTGCAGTTAATAACTATGATGATACTGCTGATGAAATTTTGAGCGTATTTTTCAAGAAGGACTACATTCAACCTGTTATCGAGCAGCAGAGATTGGTTGGATTTAGGATGCATGCACTGATCCGTTTTGCAGTAGTTTTCCTGGCAGAAAAACTTgggtttttcaattttaattcaacATGGAATCCCACGGGGGATTTCTTATCTTGTGGAAGAGCTATTATGGTAGAAAATGCAGAAGGAAATTCTCGGGATATAATAATGAGTTTGAATCCGGAAAAACTTATCACTTTGTTCAATATCAGTGACCGTTTTCCAGACTTCAAAGTGAAGTGGTTCTTGAAGATGAGAAATGTTAAAGTTCTTTGCCTGGGAAGGTGCGCCGATCCTACAAGTCACATTGAAGTAGAGGACACCAAATTTCTGAAGGGATTGAAGAATATGAGGCATCTCACGTCTCTCAGCCTTCAAGGTGTCTCTAGAATTGAAAGG
The nucleotide sequence above comes from Ricinus communis isolate WT05 ecotype wild-type chromosome 6, ASM1957865v1, whole genome shotgun sequence. Encoded proteins:
- the LOC8270432 gene encoding disease resistance RPP13-like protein 4, whose translation is MWNQPLTPVTSSINDALNTSQITEYIQNLISLFSSAKALILLSLATANSTTSHNSDHAGRRSNTNINYRQLHDQMTKWEADLIYIRSAIGNYQDLLLKVRIQFDTLWQQGQLMNRDLSNVMQDPDSISTLRAKEIQTNGMIVSEMIMKLKHHLPYPQKMDLGSHGRGVKTVRNVRNLLNVLLELEAYQQFRGWSTLEHFEEKFERLPQKCQHCLLCFSVFPEGAVVSRRMLMYWWLGEGFIDLALRNMTDYVLIKFSEEGYIQPVLKEQRLIGFRMHALIRFAVIFLAEKLGFFSFDSTWNPTGDFLFCGRAVLVENEEGNSRDMVMSLNPEKLITLINISDRFPDLEVKWFLKMRNIKVLCLGRWEENTTSHIEVEDTKFLNGLKNMKHLEFLSLQGVSRVCRLPDNVTKLINLRTLDLKACHNLEALPDSIGSLRNLAHLDISECYLLDRMPKGIELLSQLEVLKGFVVTDKKMRGAGSISDLSRLLQLRKLSINATKRDFPTAEELDALQGCISLQKLTIVWAGTSDAKPVVRSSGLKRLNRSFAFARKNNRLNRASTVIGRESMASGGPKLPVHLKKLDLQCFPETEAPSWLMPSKLESLEKLYIRGGKLQFLNEAGDEGPKWNVMILRLKFSTELSMHWREVQSTFPELIYLEKVDCPNLTFFPCDENGIWLNSEMLPQRSLALGLRWSFLSTQPT
- the LOC8270431 gene encoding disease resistance RPP13-like protein 4, with the translated sequence MSSPIDGVAFAESSSANDALTTSHIIDSIQILISLFSTAKALITSSLPTASSTTATISQDNNHASSSSNTNIEYQQWPDQMTKWVADLIYIRNASGNLQDLLLKVRMQFDALRQQGQKLNLDLGILMQNPNSISALRAKEIQTNVLTVTEIIMRLKHHIPYPQKMNLGSHGNGVRSVRNVRDLFDVLLQLEAYQQFRGWSALEYFEETFERLTPSYQHCLLCFSVFPEGAVVSKRMLMYWWVGEGFIFPAVNNYDDTADEILSVFFKKDYIQPVIEQQRLVGFRMHALIRFAVVFLAEKLGFFNFNSTWNPTGDFLSCGRAIMVENAEGNSRDIIMSLNPEKLITLFNISDRFPDFKVKWFLKMRNVKVLCLGRCADPTSHIEVEDTKFLKGLKNMRHLTSLSLQGVSRIERLPNDVTKLINLRTLDLKACHNLEALPDSIGSLRNLTHLDISECYLLDRMPKGIELLWQLQVLKGFVVTDKKMKGAGSLSDLSRLSYLRKLSISTTKRDFPTAKELDALQDCKSLQKLTIIWAGTSDAKQLTRPSALKGLSRSNAFGRKNDQLNRALTLVNEESIMALSPKLPKTLEKLDLQFFPGTEAPSWLMPSKLKYLEKLYISGGNLQGLNQAEDECHKWNVKILCLKSLPELSMHWKELQDAFPKLVYLEKDNCPNLTFFPCEENGVWQNRKLLALLSQVYRYEEYRLGLRWSFLLTKPSFEFD